A single window of Cellulomonas sp. NTE-D12 DNA harbors:
- the pntB gene encoding Re/Si-specific NAD(P)(+) transhydrogenase subunit beta: MSLTTVAQAAYLVAAVLFILSLAGLSKQETARRGNVLGMVGMGVALVATIVLSLKDSVRSPWVTALLIALVLVVGAVIGTWRARTVEMTQMPELIAMLHSFVGAAAVIIGYNSYLTEKAGGAHLVEVFLGVLIGAVTFTGSIIAFLKLSARIKSNPLTLPGRNLLNLGALVVSFALMGWFVAAPSIWPLAIMTVIALALGLHLVAAIGGGDMPVVVSMLNSYSGWAAAAAGFMLGNDLLIVTGSLVGSSGAILSYLMCKAMNRSFISVILGGFGAEGGKVSAAAVGGEHREVSAAEAAELLSSARSVIVTPGYGMAVAKAQYPVAELVTRLREKGVTVRFGVHPVAGRLPGHMNVLLAEAKVPYDIVLEMDEINDDFKDTDVVLVIGANDTVNPAALEDPGSPIAGMPVLHVWEAHQVIVFKRSMATGYAGVPNPLFYRENTAMLFGDAKTQVEAILAAL, from the coding sequence GTGAGTCTCACCACGGTGGCCCAGGCCGCCTACCTCGTGGCGGCCGTCCTGTTCATCCTGTCGCTGGCCGGCCTGTCCAAGCAGGAGACCGCCCGCCGCGGCAACGTCCTCGGCATGGTCGGCATGGGCGTCGCGCTCGTCGCCACCATCGTCCTGTCCCTCAAGGACTCGGTGCGGTCTCCGTGGGTGACGGCGCTGCTCATCGCGCTGGTGCTGGTGGTCGGTGCCGTGATCGGCACGTGGCGCGCCCGCACGGTCGAGATGACGCAGATGCCCGAGCTGATCGCGATGCTGCACAGCTTCGTCGGCGCCGCGGCCGTCATCATCGGCTACAACTCGTACCTCACCGAGAAGGCCGGTGGCGCGCACCTCGTCGAGGTGTTCCTCGGGGTGCTGATCGGTGCGGTGACGTTCACCGGCTCGATCATCGCGTTCCTCAAGCTGTCGGCGCGGATCAAGTCGAACCCGCTCACCCTGCCGGGCCGCAACCTGCTGAACCTCGGCGCGCTGGTGGTGTCGTTCGCGCTGATGGGCTGGTTCGTCGCGGCGCCGTCGATCTGGCCGCTGGCGATCATGACGGTCATCGCCCTGGCGCTGGGCCTGCACCTGGTCGCGGCGATCGGCGGCGGCGACATGCCGGTGGTCGTCTCGATGCTGAACTCGTACTCCGGGTGGGCCGCGGCCGCCGCCGGCTTCATGCTCGGCAACGACCTGCTGATCGTCACCGGCTCCCTCGTCGGGTCCTCCGGTGCGATCCTCTCCTACCTGATGTGCAAGGCGATGAACCGGTCGTTCATCTCGGTGATCCTCGGCGGGTTCGGTGCCGAGGGGGGCAAGGTCAGCGCCGCTGCGGTCGGCGGTGAGCACCGCGAGGTCAGCGCAGCCGAGGCCGCCGAGCTGCTGTCGTCGGCCCGCTCGGTCATCGTCACCCCCGGCTACGGCATGGCCGTCGCCAAGGCGCAGTACCCGGTGGCGGAGCTGGTGACCCGGCTGCGGGAGAAGGGCGTCACCGTCCGGTTCGGGGTGCACCCGGTCGCCGGCCGCCTGCCCGGGCACATGAACGTGCTGCTCGCCGAGGCGAAGGTGCCGTACGACATCGTCCTTGAGATGGACGAGATCAACGACGACTTCAAGGACACCGACGTCGTCCTGGTGATCGGCGCCAACGACACCGTGAACCCCGCCGCGCTGGAGGACCCGGGCTCGCCGATCGCCGGCATGCCGGTGCTGCACGTGTGGGAGGCGCACCAGGTGATCGTCTTCAAGAGGTCGATGGCCACCGGCTACGCCGGGGTCCCGAACCCCCTCTTCTACCGGGAGAACACCGCGATGCTTTTCGGCGACGCCAAGACCCAGGTCGAGGCCATCCTCGCTGCTCTCTGA
- the eno gene encoding phosphopyruvate hydratase codes for MATIEAVGAREILDSRGNPTVEVEVALDDGTLARAGVPSGASTGAFEAVERRDDDKGRYLGKGVTGAVQSVIDEIAPELIGYEATEQRLVDQALIDLDGTPNKGKLGANAILGVSIAVAKAAADSADLPLFRYLGGPNAHVLPVPMMNILNGGSHADSNVDIQEFMVAPFGLPTYKEALRAGAEVYHSLKSVLKSKGLSTGLGDEGGFAPNLPSNRDALDLIVVAIEKAGYVPGKDVGLALDVAATEFFSEDKYAFEGQKLQSAAMIEYYEKLVADYPLVSIEDPLSEDDWEGWGALMERIGSRVQVVGDDLFVTNPERLAKGIKLRSANALLVKLNQIGTVTETLDAIELAQRNGFRTMTSHRSGETEDTTIADLSVASNAGQIKTGAPARGERINKYNQLLRIEEELDDAGTYAGASAFPRFQR; via the coding sequence ATGGCCACCATCGAGGCCGTCGGCGCCCGCGAGATCCTCGACTCGCGCGGCAACCCCACCGTGGAGGTCGAGGTCGCCCTCGACGACGGCACCCTGGCTCGTGCGGGCGTCCCGTCGGGCGCCTCCACCGGCGCCTTCGAGGCCGTGGAGCGTCGTGACGACGACAAGGGCCGGTACCTCGGCAAGGGCGTGACCGGCGCGGTCCAGTCCGTGATCGACGAGATCGCCCCGGAGCTCATCGGCTACGAGGCGACCGAGCAGCGCCTGGTCGACCAGGCCCTGATCGACCTGGACGGCACGCCCAACAAGGGCAAGCTCGGCGCCAACGCCATCCTCGGCGTGTCCATCGCCGTCGCCAAGGCCGCGGCCGACTCGGCCGACCTGCCGCTGTTCCGCTACCTCGGTGGCCCGAACGCGCACGTGCTGCCCGTCCCGATGATGAACATCCTCAACGGTGGGTCGCACGCCGACTCCAACGTGGACATCCAGGAGTTCATGGTCGCGCCGTTCGGCCTGCCGACGTACAAGGAGGCGCTGCGTGCCGGCGCCGAGGTGTACCACTCCCTCAAGAGCGTGCTGAAGAGCAAGGGCCTGTCCACGGGCCTCGGCGACGAGGGCGGCTTCGCCCCCAACCTGCCGAGCAACCGTGACGCGCTCGACCTCATCGTCGTCGCGATCGAGAAGGCCGGCTACGTGCCGGGCAAGGACGTCGGCCTCGCGCTGGACGTCGCGGCCACCGAGTTCTTCTCGGAGGACAAGTACGCGTTCGAGGGCCAGAAGCTGCAGTCGGCCGCGATGATCGAGTACTACGAGAAGCTCGTCGCGGACTACCCGCTGGTCTCCATCGAGGACCCGCTGTCCGAGGACGACTGGGAGGGCTGGGGCGCCCTCATGGAGCGCATCGGCTCCCGCGTCCAGGTCGTCGGCGACGACCTGTTCGTCACCAACCCGGAGCGCCTGGCCAAGGGCATCAAGCTGCGTTCGGCCAACGCCCTCCTGGTGAAGCTGAACCAGATCGGCACCGTGACCGAGACGCTCGACGCGATCGAGCTGGCGCAGCGCAACGGCTTCCGCACGATGACCTCGCACCGCTCCGGCGAGACCGAGGACACCACCATCGCGGACCTGTCCGTCGCGTCGAACGCCGGCCAGATCAAGACCGGTGCGCCGGCCCGTGGCGAGCGCATCAACAAGTACAACCAGCTGCTCCGCATCGAGGAGGAGCTGGACGACGCCGGCACCTACGCCGGTGCGTCCGCCTTCCCGCGCTTCCAGCGCTGA
- a CDS encoding MazG family protein: protein MTTAPDGEPAAARDALRELVAVMDRLRSPGGCPWDAAQTHTSLLPYLLEESHELAEAVEGDDRAGLREELGDVLLQVVFHARIATEHPDDPFDVDDVARDLVAKLVRRHPHVFADAEVASMGALHTQWDRIKRAEKQDRGSALDGVPASLPALARAQKIASRAARAGLDAPVPADDELGAQLLELVRRAHAQGVDAEGALRRAAAAWESALRDVEATATASGEEAGTTPDNARTPDVPS, encoded by the coding sequence GTGACCACCGCACCGGACGGCGAGCCGGCAGCCGCACGCGATGCGCTGCGCGAGCTCGTCGCGGTGATGGACCGCCTCCGCTCACCCGGCGGCTGCCCGTGGGACGCGGCGCAGACGCACACCTCGCTGCTGCCCTACCTGCTCGAGGAGTCGCACGAGCTGGCCGAGGCCGTCGAGGGGGACGATCGCGCCGGGCTGCGTGAGGAGCTCGGCGACGTGCTGCTGCAGGTGGTGTTCCACGCGCGGATCGCGACCGAGCACCCCGACGACCCCTTCGACGTCGACGACGTCGCGCGGGACCTGGTCGCCAAGCTGGTGCGCCGGCACCCGCACGTGTTCGCCGACGCCGAGGTCGCCTCGATGGGCGCGCTGCACACCCAGTGGGACCGCATCAAGCGGGCCGAGAAGCAGGACCGCGGCTCGGCGCTCGACGGCGTGCCCGCGTCCCTGCCGGCCCTCGCCCGGGCGCAGAAGATCGCCTCGCGGGCCGCCCGGGCAGGCCTGGACGCACCGGTGCCGGCGGACGACGAGCTCGGCGCGCAGCTGCTGGAGCTGGTGCGGCGGGCCCACGCCCAGGGCGTGGATGCCGAGGGTGCGCTGCGCCGTGCCGCGGCGGCGTGGGAGAGCGCGCTCCGCGACGTCGAGGCCACCGCGACGGCATCCGGCGAGGAGGCCGGCACCACACCCGACAACGCGCGCACTCCGGACGTGCCGAGCTGA
- the mfd gene encoding transcription-repair coupling factor: MDLTGLLPALLADPAAAEAVQQVRARGELDVVSPAGVRPPLLAAMAGARPTGSPVVAAGRPLVVVTATGRDADELAGALRCYLPDDDVAVLPAWETLPHERLSPRSDTVARRLAVFRRLAHPGEPGPAGPVRVLVVPVRALLQPVVDGLGELVPVQLAVGDRVDLDQLAQGLVDAAYTRVDMVERRGEFAVRGGIVDVFPPTEDHPLRLELWGDQVEEIRWFSVADQRSLEVADRGLWAPPCREILLTDAVRERAAALVEQLPGAVDMLDRLAQGIAVEGMESLAPVLVDRMVPVLDLVPDDALLVVADPERVRRRAHDLVATTQEFLAAAWTGAAAGGATPLDLSAASFHSFAEVRGLSAVRGLGWWTLSSFSLEVAAVPAGADGEHDDAADDGPAVSSDATTLLVAARDVEHYRGDVARAITDLHAHQQDGWRMVLTTEGHGSAQRMVEQLRSADVPARLVSGVPDELDPGVVLVVPAPAGPGFASEQLRLALFSESDLTGRAGTSTRDMRRMPSRRRNVVDPLQLRPGDFVVHEQHGVGRFVELVQRTVGTGPTAATREYLVIEYASAKRGQPGDRLYVPTDQLDQVTRYVGGESPTLNRMGGADWAKTKGRAKKAIKEIAAELIRLYSARMATPGYAFGPDTPWQRELEDAFAYVETPDQLATIDEVKADMEKSVPMDRLICGDVGYGKTEIAIRAAFKAVQDGKQVAVLVPTTLLVSQHLETFSERYAPFPVTVKALSRFETASESKEVLDGLADGSVDVVIGTHRLLSGGVRFKDLGLVIVDEEQRFGVEHKETLKALRTDVDVLSMSATPIPRTLEMAVTGIREMSTLATPPEERHPVLTFVGAYDEKQITAAIRRELLREGQVFYIHNKVESIERAAQRLSELVPEARIAVAHGKMHEKQLEQVILDFWEKRFDVLVCTTIVETGLDISNANTLILERADRLGLSQLHQLRGRVGRGRERAYAYFLYPPEAPLTETAHDRLATIAANTDLGAGMAVAMKDLEIRGAGNLLGGEQSGHIEGVGFDLYVRMVGEAVAAFRGDQPEEQPDVTLELPVDAHIPHDYIAHERLRLEAYQKIAAATDKAGLEAVRAELLDRYGLVPAAVDNLFEVAAFRQHARAAGLTDITAQGRYVRFAPVELAESGQLRAKRLYPGTVLKPAVRTILVPFPTTARVGGKPLHGAALLEWARTVVDAVVRGDVSAAAGVGTAAR; this comes from the coding sequence ATGGACCTGACCGGACTGCTGCCTGCGCTGCTCGCCGACCCGGCAGCCGCCGAGGCCGTGCAGCAGGTGCGTGCCCGCGGCGAGCTGGACGTGGTCAGCCCGGCCGGCGTGCGGCCGCCCCTGCTCGCGGCGATGGCCGGGGCTCGTCCGACGGGTTCGCCGGTGGTGGCGGCGGGCCGGCCCCTCGTCGTCGTCACCGCCACCGGCAGGGACGCCGACGAGCTGGCCGGCGCGCTGCGCTGCTACCTGCCGGACGACGACGTGGCGGTGCTGCCGGCCTGGGAGACGCTGCCGCACGAGCGGCTGTCGCCCCGCAGCGACACGGTGGCCCGCCGCCTGGCGGTGTTCCGGCGGCTGGCGCACCCTGGCGAGCCGGGGCCGGCCGGACCGGTGCGGGTGCTGGTGGTGCCGGTGCGGGCGCTGCTGCAGCCGGTGGTGGACGGGCTCGGCGAGCTGGTCCCCGTGCAGCTCGCCGTGGGGGACCGGGTGGACCTCGACCAGCTGGCGCAGGGGCTGGTCGACGCGGCGTACACCCGGGTGGACATGGTGGAGCGCCGCGGCGAGTTCGCGGTGCGTGGCGGCATCGTCGACGTGTTCCCGCCCACCGAGGACCACCCGCTGCGCCTCGAGCTGTGGGGTGACCAGGTCGAGGAGATCCGCTGGTTCTCCGTCGCCGACCAGCGCAGCCTCGAGGTGGCGGACCGCGGCCTGTGGGCGCCGCCGTGCCGGGAGATCCTGCTGACGGACGCGGTCCGCGAGCGGGCCGCCGCGCTCGTCGAGCAGCTGCCGGGCGCGGTCGACATGCTCGACCGCCTGGCGCAGGGCATCGCCGTGGAGGGCATGGAGTCGCTCGCGCCCGTGCTGGTCGACCGGATGGTGCCGGTGCTGGACCTGGTGCCCGACGACGCCCTGCTGGTGGTCGCGGACCCCGAGCGGGTGCGGCGCCGGGCGCACGACCTCGTGGCGACCACGCAGGAGTTCCTCGCGGCGGCCTGGACCGGCGCGGCGGCCGGTGGCGCGACCCCGCTGGACCTCTCGGCGGCGTCGTTCCACTCGTTCGCCGAGGTGCGCGGGCTCTCGGCGGTGCGCGGGCTGGGCTGGTGGACCCTGTCGTCGTTCTCGCTCGAGGTGGCGGCCGTTCCGGCGGGTGCGGACGGCGAGCACGACGACGCGGCCGACGACGGCCCGGCGGTCTCGTCGGACGCGACCACCCTGCTCGTCGCCGCCCGGGACGTGGAGCACTACCGCGGGGACGTCGCCCGCGCGATCACCGACCTGCACGCCCACCAGCAGGACGGTTGGCGGATGGTGCTGACCACCGAGGGGCACGGTTCGGCCCAGCGGATGGTGGAGCAGCTGCGCTCGGCGGACGTCCCTGCCCGGCTGGTGTCCGGCGTGCCCGACGAGCTGGACCCCGGCGTGGTGCTCGTCGTGCCCGCGCCCGCGGGCCCCGGGTTCGCGTCCGAGCAGCTGCGCCTGGCGCTCTTCAGCGAGTCCGACCTCACCGGCCGTGCCGGGACGTCCACCCGCGACATGCGCCGCATGCCCAGCCGCCGGCGCAACGTGGTCGACCCGCTGCAGCTGCGCCCCGGCGACTTCGTCGTGCACGAGCAGCACGGTGTCGGCCGGTTCGTCGAGCTGGTGCAGCGGACCGTCGGCACCGGTCCGACGGCCGCGACCCGCGAGTACCTGGTCATCGAGTACGCGTCCGCCAAGCGCGGGCAGCCGGGCGACCGGCTCTACGTGCCGACCGACCAGCTGGACCAGGTGACCCGCTACGTCGGTGGCGAGTCACCGACCCTCAACCGGATGGGCGGCGCGGACTGGGCCAAGACCAAGGGCCGGGCCAAGAAGGCCATCAAGGAGATCGCCGCCGAGCTGATCCGGCTCTACTCCGCCCGCATGGCGACGCCCGGCTACGCCTTCGGGCCGGACACCCCGTGGCAGCGCGAGCTCGAGGACGCGTTCGCCTACGTCGAGACGCCGGACCAGCTCGCCACCATCGACGAGGTCAAGGCGGACATGGAGAAGTCGGTCCCGATGGACCGGCTGATCTGCGGCGACGTCGGCTACGGCAAGACGGAGATCGCCATCCGTGCGGCCTTCAAGGCCGTGCAGGACGGCAAGCAGGTCGCGGTGCTGGTGCCGACCACGCTGCTGGTCTCCCAGCACCTGGAGACGTTCTCCGAGCGGTACGCGCCGTTCCCGGTGACGGTGAAGGCGCTGTCGCGGTTCGAGACGGCGTCGGAGTCGAAGGAGGTGCTCGACGGGCTGGCCGACGGCAGCGTCGACGTGGTGATCGGCACGCACCGGCTGCTGTCCGGCGGGGTCCGGTTCAAGGACCTCGGGCTCGTGATCGTCGACGAGGAGCAGCGGTTCGGCGTCGAGCACAAGGAGACGCTGAAGGCGCTGCGCACCGACGTGGACGTGCTGTCGATGAGCGCCACGCCCATCCCGCGCACGCTCGAGATGGCGGTCACCGGGATCCGCGAGATGTCGACGTTGGCCACCCCGCCCGAGGAGCGGCACCCGGTGCTCACCTTCGTCGGCGCGTACGACGAGAAGCAGATCACCGCCGCGATCAGGCGCGAGCTGCTGCGCGAGGGCCAGGTGTTCTACATCCACAACAAGGTGGAGTCGATCGAGCGGGCCGCCCAGCGCCTGTCCGAGCTGGTGCCGGAGGCCCGGATCGCCGTGGCCCACGGCAAGATGCACGAGAAGCAGCTGGAGCAGGTGATCCTCGACTTCTGGGAGAAGAGGTTCGACGTGCTGGTCTGCACGACGATCGTCGAGACCGGCCTGGACATCTCCAACGCCAACACGCTGATCCTCGAGCGCGCGGACCGGCTGGGCCTGTCCCAGCTGCACCAGCTGCGCGGCCGCGTCGGCCGGGGTCGGGAGCGGGCCTACGCCTACTTCCTCTACCCGCCGGAGGCTCCCCTCACCGAGACGGCACACGACCGGCTCGCCACGATCGCCGCGAACACCGATCTCGGTGCCGGCATGGCGGTCGCGATGAAGGACCTGGAGATCCGCGGTGCGGGCAACCTGCTCGGTGGCGAGCAGTCGGGCCACATCGAGGGCGTCGGCTTCGACCTGTACGTGCGGATGGTGGGGGAGGCCGTCGCGGCGTTCCGCGGCGACCAGCCGGAGGAGCAGCCGGACGTCACGCTCGAGCTGCCGGTGGACGCGCACATCCCGCACGACTACATCGCGCACGAGCGGCTTCGGCTCGAGGCGTACCAGAAGATCGCCGCGGCCACGGACAAGGCGGGACTCGAGGCGGTCCGCGCGGAGCTGCTGGACCGGTACGGCCTGGTCCCCGCCGCGGTGGACAACCTGTTCGAGGTGGCGGCGTTCCGGCAGCACGCGCGTGCCGCCGGGCTGACGGACATCACGGCGCAGGGCCGGTACGTGCGGTTCGCGCCCGTCGAGCTCGCCGAGTCCGGCCAGCTGCGGGCCAAGCGGCTGTACCCCGGCACGGTGCTGAAGCCGGCGGTGCGCACCATCCTGGTGCCGTTCCCGACGACCGCCCGGGTGGGTGGCAAGCCGCTGCACGGTGCGGCGCTGCTCGAGTGGGCGCGGACCGTGGTCGACGCGGTGGTCCGCGGCGACGTGTCGGCGGCGGCGGGCGTCGGGACGGCCGCGCGCTGA
- a CDS encoding DUF501 domain-containing protein, which produces MTEQHVPPYPAVDPRDLAVVTEQLGRPARGVVRIAARCVCGRPTVVQTAPRLDDGTPFPTTYYLTNPQAVAAVSTLEATGLMKELTARLAVDEELAAGHRRAHEAYLADREALGHVPEIAGISAGGMPTRVKCLHVLVGHALAAGTGVNPVGDEVLALIRDTWRPDRCTC; this is translated from the coding sequence ATGACCGAGCAGCACGTGCCGCCGTACCCCGCCGTCGACCCACGTGACCTCGCCGTGGTGACGGAGCAGCTGGGCCGGCCCGCCCGCGGCGTCGTGCGGATCGCCGCGCGCTGCGTCTGCGGGCGCCCGACGGTGGTGCAGACGGCGCCGCGGCTGGACGACGGCACCCCCTTCCCGACGACGTACTACCTGACCAACCCGCAGGCGGTCGCGGCGGTGAGCACGCTCGAGGCGACGGGTCTGATGAAGGAGCTGACGGCACGGCTCGCGGTCGACGAGGAGCTGGCGGCCGGGCATCGTCGGGCGCACGAGGCGTACCTCGCCGACCGGGAGGCGCTGGGCCACGTGCCCGAGATCGCGGGGATCTCCGCCGGGGGGATGCCGACGCGGGTGAAGTGCCTGCACGTGCTCGTCGGCCACGCGCTCGCCGCCGGTACCGGCGTGAACCCGGTCGGTGACGAGGTGCTCGCCCTGATCAGGGACACGTGGCGGCCCGACAGGTGCACGTGCTGA
- a CDS encoding Ppx/GppA phosphatase family protein: MTRVAAIDCGTNTIRLLVADLDMAAGTLTEVVRLAEIVRLGQGVDRTGELAPEALARTLDMTARYAATCREHGVEAVRFVATSATRDARNRDEFVSGVRGALGVDPEVVTGHEEAALSFRGATGVIAATHPGPFLVVDLGGGSTELVLGSREPEAAVSMDIGSVRLTERHLRSDPPTAEEIAAARADVSAALDEAEKTVPLGRAVTLVGLAGSVTSVTAHTLGLPRYDRTAIDGAVLDVRTVEAACDDLLHRSRAERSALGFMHPGRVDVIGAGALIWSEVIARVQAEVARNGRQLTEVVTSEHDILDGIAWSIAG, encoded by the coding sequence GTGACACGCGTGGCAGCCATCGACTGCGGGACGAACACCATCCGGCTCCTGGTGGCCGACCTCGACATGGCGGCGGGCACGCTGACCGAGGTGGTCCGGCTGGCCGAGATCGTGCGGCTCGGCCAGGGCGTCGACCGGACCGGTGAGCTGGCGCCCGAGGCGCTCGCCCGGACGCTGGACATGACGGCGCGCTACGCCGCCACCTGCCGTGAGCACGGGGTCGAGGCGGTGCGGTTCGTCGCGACGTCGGCGACGCGGGACGCCCGCAACCGCGACGAGTTCGTCTCGGGGGTGCGCGGCGCGCTGGGCGTCGACCCCGAGGTGGTGACCGGCCACGAAGAGGCCGCCCTCTCGTTCCGTGGGGCGACAGGTGTGATCGCCGCGACGCATCCGGGCCCCTTCCTCGTCGTCGACCTCGGCGGCGGCTCGACGGAGCTGGTGCTCGGCAGCCGCGAGCCCGAGGCGGCGGTCTCGATGGACATCGGGTCCGTGCGGCTGACCGAGCGGCACCTGCGGTCCGACCCGCCCACCGCCGAGGAGATCGCCGCGGCACGCGCCGACGTGTCCGCGGCGCTGGACGAGGCGGAGAAGACGGTGCCCCTGGGCCGGGCCGTCACGCTGGTGGGTCTGGCGGGGTCGGTGACGTCGGTGACGGCGCACACGCTCGGCCTGCCGCGGTACGACCGGACCGCCATCGACGGGGCGGTGCTGGACGTCCGCACCGTCGAGGCGGCCTGCGACGACCTGCTGCACCGCAGCCGCGCGGAGCGCAGCGCGCTCGGCTTCATGCACCCGGGACGGGTCGACGTGATCGGCGCCGGGGCCCTCATCTGGTCCGAGGTGATCGCCCGGGTGCAGGCGGAGGTGGCTCGCAACGGCCGCCAGCTCACCGAGGTGGTCACCAGCGAGCACGACATCCTCGACGGCATCGCCTGGAGCATCGCCGGCTGA
- a CDS encoding septum formation initiator family protein gives MPSARRPAAPGARSAGTPRVAERAASGVTPRTTPPRTGAPPRTTAPRTSPPRASRRPAAARASTRPSSITPPRGTPRAEVVQQRLPRMLTVRAMVLGLVLLLAFVLVYPTLHSYLEQQTQLAQLRAQVAAAQQHNSDLQADLKRWDDPAYVKAQARERLNFVMPGETAFRVVDPQTVPDTAPNAPKTGASDGSGAVGSTQPWYLDVWQSVRAAGAAAAPTTKATSGATSAPTGSPTAAPTGAAKP, from the coding sequence ATGCCGTCCGCCCGTCGTCCTGCCGCGCCCGGCGCGCGCTCGGCGGGCACACCCCGGGTGGCCGAGCGCGCGGCGTCGGGCGTCACGCCGCGCACCACCCCACCACGGACGGGAGCCCCGCCGCGGACCACCGCGCCGCGCACCAGCCCGCCGCGCGCGTCCCGTCGTCCGGCTGCGGCCCGGGCGTCGACCCGGCCGTCGTCCATCACCCCGCCTCGCGGCACCCCGCGTGCCGAGGTGGTCCAGCAGCGGCTCCCGCGGATGCTGACGGTGCGCGCCATGGTGCTGGGCCTGGTGCTGCTGCTCGCGTTCGTGCTCGTGTACCCGACGCTGCACTCCTACCTGGAGCAGCAGACGCAGCTGGCGCAGCTGCGCGCCCAGGTGGCGGCGGCGCAGCAGCACAACTCCGACCTGCAGGCGGACCTCAAGCGCTGGGACGACCCGGCGTACGTCAAAGCGCAGGCGCGGGAACGGCTCAACTTCGTGATGCCGGGCGAGACGGCCTTCCGGGTGGTGGACCCGCAGACCGTGCCGGACACGGCGCCGAACGCGCCGAAGACGGGTGCGAGCGACGGGTCCGGCGCGGTCGGCTCCACGCAGCCGTGGTACCTGGACGTGTGGCAGTCGGTCCGGGCGGCGGGTGCGGCCGCGGCGCCGACGACCAAGGCGACGTCGGGAGCGACCTCCGCGCCGACCGGTTCGCCCACCGCGGCGCCCACGGGCGCAGCGAAGCCCTGA
- a CDS encoding Re/Si-specific NAD(P)(+) transhydrogenase subunit alpha: MLIGIPTESRPGERLVAGTPRTVAGLVKLGYDVVVQAGAGAAASIPDEAYVAAGASVADAEAVWAADVVTAVNTPSDAELAGLRSGQVLVASLAPALHPELVQTLSARGVTALALDAVPRISRAQALDVLSTMSNVAGYRAVIEAAAEYGGMFTGQVTAAGKTAPATVFIIGGGVAGLAAIGAAASLGAQVRAFDVRPEAGEQIESLGATFVQASAAAQQERSATGYAAALTEDQEKATLALYAAETARADIVITTALVRGQAPRTITAEMVAAMRPGSVIVDLAASGGGNCELTVPGERVVTDNGVVILGYTDLTSRMPQHTSQLFGTNVVNLMALLTPGKDGQLVLDLDDPVQRGMTVTRDGEVLWPPPPVQVSAAPAAAPAATDERTPEQRAAEAAAKKAAASRRSLTLMVTAGAVLAIALAFTDVAFLATFTVFVLAVFVGYYVISNVSHSLHTPLMSQTNAISGIILVGSLLQIGSADTLVTVLAVVSAAIASINVFGGFLVTYRMLGMFRKGA; encoded by the coding sequence ATGCTGATCGGGATCCCGACGGAGTCTCGACCCGGGGAACGGCTGGTGGCCGGCACGCCACGTACCGTCGCGGGCCTGGTGAAGCTGGGCTACGACGTGGTGGTGCAGGCCGGGGCGGGTGCGGCGGCGAGCATCCCGGACGAGGCGTACGTGGCGGCGGGCGCGAGCGTGGCCGACGCGGAGGCCGTCTGGGCGGCCGACGTGGTGACCGCCGTCAACACGCCCTCCGACGCCGAGCTGGCCGGGCTGCGGTCCGGGCAGGTGCTCGTGGCCAGCCTCGCCCCCGCGCTGCACCCCGAGCTGGTGCAGACCTTGTCCGCGCGGGGCGTCACGGCGCTGGCGCTGGACGCGGTCCCGCGGATCAGCCGGGCGCAGGCGCTCGACGTGCTGTCCACCATGTCCAACGTCGCGGGCTACCGGGCCGTGATCGAGGCGGCCGCCGAGTACGGCGGCATGTTCACCGGTCAGGTGACCGCCGCCGGCAAGACGGCACCGGCCACCGTGTTCATCATCGGCGGCGGCGTCGCCGGGCTCGCGGCCATCGGGGCCGCGGCGTCGCTCGGCGCCCAGGTGCGGGCGTTCGACGTGCGGCCCGAGGCCGGTGAGCAGATCGAGTCCCTCGGCGCGACCTTCGTCCAGGCGTCGGCCGCCGCCCAGCAGGAGCGGTCGGCCACCGGCTACGCCGCGGCGCTGACCGAGGACCAGGAGAAGGCGACCTTGGCGCTGTACGCCGCGGAGACGGCGCGGGCAGACATCGTCATCACGACCGCGCTCGTCCGGGGTCAGGCGCCGCGCACCATCACCGCGGAGATGGTCGCTGCGATGCGACCCGGATCGGTGATCGTCGACCTGGCCGCCTCCGGCGGCGGCAACTGCGAGCTGACGGTGCCGGGGGAGCGGGTGGTCACCGACAACGGCGTGGTCATCCTCGGCTACACGGACCTGACCAGCCGGATGCCGCAGCACACGTCGCAGCTGTTCGGCACCAACGTCGTCAACCTGATGGCCCTGCTGACCCCGGGCAAGGACGGGCAGCTGGTGCTCGACCTCGACGACCCGGTGCAGCGCGGCATGACGGTGACGCGGGACGGCGAGGTCCTCTGGCCACCACCGCCTGTGCAGGTCTCGGCGGCTCCCGCGGCGGCGCCGGCAGCGACCGACGAGCGCACCCCCGAGCAGCGCGCCGCCGAGGCGGCCGCCAAGAAGGCCGCCGCATCGCGACGCAGCCTCACGCTGATGGTCACGGCGGGTGCCGTGCTGGCGATCGCCCTGGCGTTCACCGACGTCGCGTTCCTCGCGACGTTCACGGTGTTCGTGCTGGCCGTGTTCGTGGGCTACTACGTCATCAGCAACGTCAGCCACTCGCTGCACACCCCGCTGATGTCCCAGACCAACGCGATCTCCGGGATCATCCTGGTCGGCTCGCTGCTGCAGATCGGCTCGGCGGACACCCTGGTCACGGTCCTGGCCGTGGTCTCGGCGGCCATCGCGAGCATCAACGTCTTCGGAGGCTTCCTGGTCACGTACCGGATGCTCGGCATGTTCCGGAAGGGTGCGTGA